The following DNA comes from Candidatus Poribacteria bacterium.
AAGACTCTGAAGCGTTGTCATCTTCTTATCCAAATTTTTGATGAAAATTTTCGCAAGTTGCAACAAACACTTCAAAATAGCGTTTTTTATTACAATCAAGCACATAAGCCCAAGCATCGCGCCGGGAAACCGGATATACGGAGTAAACATTTCACACACAACAACCCCAACCGAACCGTAAGGAAAATTAAAAAGATGAAAATTCAACACTTAAAAAACTGTCTGGTAATCTTCTACTTGAGTTTAATGGTCGGTCTCGGTTGTACAACCCAAGAAACATCTAACCCCGTAGCACCCGAAGAAAGTTCCGAGATTGTACTTGAAAACTATCAGTTAGCTGGAGATGAAACGTGGGAGTCTGAGAAGACTTACGTTGTGCGTAGCACATTAGTGGTCCCACAGAATATAACCCTCAACATTCCGCCCGGCACGACTGTTAAATTTGGGCGAGATGCGCGCCTTACAGTGAGAGGGGTACTAAGGCTTGGAACGCCTTTGGATCAAGAGCAAGTGACCCAACTTGTGCATCTCACCTCGGACAATATCGGACCAGCACCCGGCGATTGGAACGGTATACTCTTCGACCATACACACGATTTAGAGAGTTTTGTCAGAGGCGCAGTTATAGAACATGCCACGGTCGCGCTTGACATCAAAACGACATCGCCAACTGTCGCAGAGTGCGTGCTTCGTCTAAATAAAACTGCTATTTCTTTAGACGGTAGCGATGCCCGCCTCCAGCGCAACGATATTCTTGATAATCACATTGGGATTAGTACGATCGGACGTCAAACACGTCCAAGGATTGAGAAAAATAATATCACCAAAAACGAGACCGGAATCTTCTGTGAAAATGTTCAATCTATCATTCAAAACAACAATCTGAACGCGAATATCTTTGCACTCCGTTTGAATGTAAAGTTTGATCTGAGGGTAACCAACAATTGGTGGGGAAATTCAGATGCCACCGAAATAGCGAATGTCATCATAGATGCCGCTGATCAGGTGCTGATTACCAAACAGGTAGGTACAGTCTATTATGAACCGTTCGTAAATGTCCGAATTGTTGATGCGGGTTTTCCATATCCGATACTCCTCACTGGGTTAAAGTAGTAGGCACACACTGTGTGCTGTTCACAAGAGCCGCAAGCCCGTAATGAAATGGAGGGGTTTTTGCTTGGGCATTTCTGCGGATTGCTTGGGTGTTTCTGCGGATTTCTTCAATTCTACGGAAAGGCACGTTTTTTGATTAGCCTACCTCACCGAACCGCAAGGAAAAATAAAAATTCTTAAGAATATAGTGGCAACCCTAATCTGTTTATCAGGCATACACATCCTCATTCGGGAATGGTTCTGCCGGAACCGAATTGCTATCCTCATGTATCACGATGTAGAGTCTACTGTTTTCGCTAAACATATCGCTTATCTCTCGCGTCATTATACGATTATCTCACTTGATACCTTGGTCACTGCTATTCATCAGCAGGATTTCTCACGGATCCCCTCCAAGAGTGTTGTAATTACAATCGACGATGGCCACGCAGGTAACATTGAACTCTTGCCTCTTTTCAAGCAGTACCGTATTTGTCCAACGCTCTTTGTCTGCACACAGATTGTTGATACACATCGGCATTTCTGGTTCAAAATAGAAGGGCAGTCCAAAACAGAAAGAGAAAAACTGAAAAGACTGCCGAATGTAGAGCGGTTGGCTCACCTTAAGCATACTGCTGGCTTTAAACCTGAAAAGACGTATCCACACAGGCAGGCACTGAATATTGCTGAAATGAAAGAGATGGCACAGAACGTTGACTTTCAACCACATACACAATTCCATCCGATTTTACCGCATTGCACAGAAACAGAATGTAGGCAAGAAATTCTTGGTAGTAAGGTGGATTTAGAGAAGTTTTTGGGGATTGAATGCTTCCATTTCAGTTACCCGAATGGCGATTATACTGAACGCGAAATTGGGATTGTAAAAGCGAGTGGATTCCATTCAGCGCGCACGACAGATATAGGATGGAATACGCTAAAGACGGAGCCGTATCGACTGAAAACTGTTCCGATTGCGGATGATGCTGGACTGACACTTTTCCGCGCCCAACTCACAACAATTCCGCAACGACTGAATAAATGGGTAGGTGCATTATTGGGAAGATAATAAGTTGATAAAATGCTACGCTGTCTACATTAAGAGTACTTACTGTGAATTATGGTAAAACCCGAAAATAAGAGGCACTTTGGAAAACACAAAACACCT
Coding sequences within:
- a CDS encoding polysaccharide deacetylase family protein, whose amino-acid sequence is MATLICLSGIHILIREWFCRNRIAILMYHDVESTVFAKHIAYLSRHYTIISLDTLVTAIHQQDFSRIPSKSVVITIDDGHAGNIELLPLFKQYRICPTLFVCTQIVDTHRHFWFKIEGQSKTEREKLKRLPNVERLAHLKHTAGFKPEKTYPHRQALNIAEMKEMAQNVDFQPHTQFHPILPHCTETECRQEILGSKVDLEKFLGIECFHFSYPNGDYTEREIGIVKASGFHSARTTDIGWNTLKTEPYRLKTVPIADDAGLTLFRAQLTTIPQRLNKWVGALLGR